Within the Bacteroidia bacterium genome, the region AGTTTTCCAAACTCCTCCGCCAGTACTTCCCATATAGAAGGTATAGGGTTTAGCGGGAACTCCAGAGACGGCTGTCGAACGTCCCCCGCGATAGGGGCCGACAAATCTGTACTCCATTTTTGAGAGAAAAGAATCAACTCGCGTAGAGGATTCAGCTTGCTGGCCATAGGTAGGGAAATAGCCCAACAGGCAAATAGAAAGGAATAGGTAGGATAGTAGTTTCATAGATTTCGATCTTCTAGGCCGAAATTAGCTAATTTTAGGAGAATTAATGATGCCCTGGCCCAAGAGTTTGGAAGCTCAACACATTTCAGCCTATAGAAAAATAGCAAATGCAGGAATATTGGCATAATGTTGAAATTGCTGTATTTTGCTGAGGTATTGCTCAACGCAAAGGACTACTACTATAAAACCTTTGCGCGGATAAGAAACATCAAATGGAAAAATCTACGCAAGGCCATGCGAAAATACATGCGGAGCTGAGCCGGGATATGGGTCTAAGTACGATCCTGGCAATTGGAGTGGGAACGATGATCGCGGCAGGAATATTTACCCTCTCTGGATTGGCTATACGCAATGTGGGATCAGCAGCCATCCTTTCCTTTTTTCTGGCAGCTATTGTTGCCGTTTTTACAGCTCTAACTTATTGTGAATTTGTATCCATATACCCCAATTCGGGAGAAGGATATTTATATGCAAGAAAAACCTATCCAGCTCCTCTCGCCTATTTTGTGGGCTGGGCCCTGGTTTTGGGATATTGTTCTTCCTGCGCTTTTTACATTGCCAGTCTTGCTTCTTATTTTAATGAATTTATCTGGCATCCACCGATAGAGACCCTATTCGGACTTATTTGTCTGGCGATTCTCACCTTACTAAATATAAAAGGGACAGAGGAAAGCGGGCGATTCCAGATCATCGTCACCGTGGGCAAAGTCTTGCTGCTTTTGTGGTTTGTATTTGGAGGATTGAGTGAAGTAAGTGTAGACAGGTTTATCGAGAAATTCAGTACAGATATTGTTGATATCAGTGGGACTGCAGCATTGGTATTTATCACCTTTTTTGGGTTTTCGGCGATTGCGGCTACTGCGGGAGAAGTAAAGAATCCTGTCAAGAATATCCCCAAAGCTATATTCCTGTCTATGGGCATCGTGACAGCTTTATATGTATTAGTGGTTTTAGTAGTGGAAGTGGCAGATTTGGAGGAATATACAGAAGCCGCAATGGGAATTGCTGCGAAAAAGTACCTGGGTGAGATTGGAGGAACAGTAATTGTTTTAGGGGGAATTTTCTCCATGGTTTCAGCCTCAAATGCCTCTATTATGGCAGGTTCGCGAGTAACCATGGCCATGAGTCAATTGGGACATTTTCCCAGTGCATTTGGAGCAATCAGTTCGAGGACCAAAACGCCCATTGTTGCGGTGATGTTGGTAGGAGGAACCATCATGATATTTGCCATCAGTCTATCCCTGGAAGATCTCACTCATTTCGCCAATATTGTCTTATTGCTGGTTTTGACCCTGGTAAATGCAGCCCTGATTATTCACCGGAAAAAATACCCGGATATAGAGCGTCCCTTCAAAGTCCCCTTGGTACCCCTGATCCCTATTTTAGGGATTTTCGCCAATCTTTATCTTCTCTACCAGAATGTCCAGCATCTTGCACCTTCCATGATGGCTTTAGCTAGCTTGATGTTAGGATTTTTAGGCTTCCTGGCATGGAAAGGAAGTCAGGCAGAAGAAGAGGCCATAGAAGGTGAACCTTCCAAGGTAGCTATGGGACGTTATGCAACTAAAGAAGCCAAATTTAGAATACTGGTTCCCCTTTCCAATCCACGAACGGTTGAACCCCTTATAGATTTAGCCGCAGGAATAGGAAAAGACCGAGAAGCCGAAATTGTAGCTTTACGGGTAGCACTTATCCCGGATCAAGCCATCCCCGATGATGAGGAAGTATATGTACAGAAGGAGCAAGCGATACTTGATTTGGCACACAAAACTGCCCATAGCTATAACATGCCTATTACCTCCTTACTCAGGATAGGACATAATGCAGCCAGAGCCATTTTGGAAACAGCCAGAGAACAACATTGTGATCTCATTTTGATGGGATGGAAAGGCTATAGTACCAAAGCCCAGATGATGTTGGGAGAAGTTACTGAAGCGGTCATCAATAATGCAAAAACAGACATCATGCTGGTAAAGCTGTCTGGAAAACGCGATTTGAAAAAATTCCTTCTTCCAAGTGCTGGAGGACAGCATGCCAAGCTGGCGAGTTCCTATGTGGCTTCCATCGTGAAAGAGTCAGGAGGATCTCTAACCCTGGGAGGAGTTGTTTCACCCGGCTCGGATACAGATGAAATCAGTGAAAGACTGGGGGCTTCGATAGCCGAGATCATGGATAAAGATCAGATCAATCTGGATACCATGATTATTGAGCATAATGATGTTGCAGAAGGAATTATTGGAGCTGCTGAGGATTATGATGCTGTGGTTGTAGGTGCTGCCGGAGCGGGTTATTTCCAGCAAATCCTGTTTGGAAGTATTCCGGAAACCATTGCAAAAGGAACAGATAAGACGGTAATTCTGGTCAAACAATACGATCGGGTCAAGTCTCTGATAGAAAGGATCATGGGCTAATTGAGGAAATCCCTCGGAATCCGTATCTTTTCATTGGAAAGCATTTAACTTTCCTCACTACATGCTACGAACTACTACATATTTCTTCCTGCTTTGGCTGGTAATTGGGCTTGCCTGTAGTCCAGCTGAACAAAAGGTTTATACATTTCGCATTGGTCATGTGGCCAATGAAGACCATACCTGGCATCAATCCTTCCTCTACTTAAAGAAAATTCTCCATGAACGGACAAATGGTCGAATTAAAGTAGAAGTCTATCCCGCAGAGCAATTGGGCAAAGAGATAGAGGTCATCAGAAGTATACAGGCGGGCATCGTGGAAATGACTGTAACTGCTGGCACCTTACAGAACTGGACAGAAATGGCCGGATTTTGTGAGACGCCCTTTCTGCTAAAGGATTCCACCCATTTACATAGAGTCGCAGATGGCCCTATCGGCAAAAGAATAGAGGCCGACATCCTGGAACATACCGCAATGCGCCCCCTTGCCTATTTTGAGAGAGGTGCCAGACATCTTACCTCCAATCGCCCCATTCGCCATCCTGATGAATTGAAAGGAATAATCCTCCGAACCCCCAATGTTCCTTCTTATATCACGGCCTGGGAAGCCTTGGGAGCCAAACCAACCCCTATGGCTTTTTCCGAAGTATTTACCTCTCTGCAACAGGGAACCATCGAAGCGCAGGAAAATCCATTTGCCATGATCCGAAGTGCCAGTTTCGCGGAAGTTCAGGATTATCTCAATTTGACCGGCCATTTGATCAGTTGGGTGTATATCGTAGTAGGAGAAAAGCAGTTTCAGGCCTTACCTGATGATCTTCAGCAAGAGTTCTCCCAGGCAGCCAAAGATATGCAAGCTTATGAGCATAGCATGTTTCTGAGAAACGAAGAGATGATCAAAGCAGAGTTGAAAGAGAAAGGCATGGAATTCATAGAAGTTGATAAGCAAGCGTTCAGCGGAGGAAGCTCCAAAGCCCTTTACGAAAGACTTTCTCCCGAAATGCAAAAGATTTATAAAGAAATAGAAGCCCTGAGTCCATGAAAAGAACCAACAAAATCATAGGTAAAATCCTGAAATACGGGACTCTGCTTAGCACTTTTGCCTTGATAGGGACTGTATTGCTCCAGATTTTTGCACGCTTCTTTTTAGAAAGTGCTCCATCCTGGACAGAGGAAGCCTCGCGCTTTCTCTTCATCTATGCTATAAGTTTCGCCGCAGGTCTTGCGATGAAGCAAAACTACTATGTCCACCTTGATCTGATCTTTAACAAACTTTCACTCAAAGGTCAAAAGTGGTTGGAATTCCTCATATCGGCTTTGATTGTTTTGCTCTTTGGCATTTTTACCTTCTATGCCATTCAGTTTATCCAATTGGGCCATGCCGAAAAGTCTCCCAGCATGGCCATTCGCATGTCTTTTGCCTTCGGGAGTATGTTTATTATGGGAGCCTCCATCACCTATTTTGCCTGGATTGAAACCCAAAAAGCCTTAAAGAACCTACGCGCATGATACTTGCTCTGATTCTCGTATTCATCATCTGCCTGATTCTCCGCTTTCCTATTGCTTTTTCGCTAGGGCTGGCTTGTTTGGTTTATGTATTGATGAAAGGTCTGCCTTTACTCATCGTCCCCTTAAAGATGTATTCGGGTATAGATGTTTTTGTCCTCCTTAGTATTCCCGGCTTTATTCTAGCGGGAAATCTGATGAATCATGGAGGTTTGACCGAAAAAATCATCCACTTCTGCAATCATTTATTAGGGCACATTCGAGGGGGTCTGGCTTTGGCTAATATTGGAGCTTCTATGCTTTTTGCAGGAATTTCCGGAACCGCTGTAGCTGATACGGCCAGTATAGGTTCTGTGATGATCCCAGCCATGAAGAAAGAAGGATATAAAGTAGATTTTGCCTGTGCCGTTACGGCTTCTTCTTCCACAGTCGGTCCCATCATTCCTCCCAGTGTTCCCATGATTATAGCAGCCACCTTAAGTGGCCTTTCAGTTGGGCGTCTTTTCCTGGCAGGAGCTATACCAGGATTTATGCTGGGAATTGGGTTGATGCTGGTTGCTTATATTATTTCTGTAAAGGAAAATTATCCCAAACTGCAAAGAAGCACCCTCAAACAAATTGGAAAAGGCTTTATCGATACCTTTTGGGCCTTGTTGATGACCTTCATAATCTTATTTGGGATCATTGGAGGAGTATTCACCCCTACAGAAGCTTCGATCATTGCCGTGGTATATGCCCTCTTGGTTGGGGCCTTTGTCTATCGAAAACTTACCCTTAGGAATATTCCAGTGATTATCCTTGATTCGATGAAGACCTCCGCTTCCCTCATGGTCCTGGTCGGCTTTGCCAATCTTTTTGGATGGATACTCATTACCGAACGCTTACCCCAGGCAATTTCTGAAGGCATTCTGGACTTCACGCAAAATAAATACCTGGTTCTCCTCCTGATCAATTTACTGCTCATTTTTGTGGGAACCTTTATGGAGACCATTGCAGCTTTATTAATCCTCTTTCCCATTCTACTGAAGGTAGCGGTAACGGTTGGGGTAGATCCTATCCAATTTGCTGTGATTGCTGTATTAAATCTCATGATCGGTCTTACAACTCCTCCAGTGGGTGTTTGTCTTTTTGTTTCCTCTAGCATTGGAAAAATCTCCATTGGAGAGGTCAGCAGAGCTGGATTTCCCTTCTTCTTACTCAGTTTGGGGGTACTTGCTTTGGTAACCCTCATTCCGGAACTCTCATTATTCCTCCCGGGACTGTTTTTGGATTAGGAGAAATACTAGTTTTGGGCATGGAGAAAAAATATTTCATTCAAAAGGCTCCTTTTGTAGTTCCAACCACGGATGGGAAACTGATAGAAGAACATCATGGAAAGGCGACAACTGGAAATTCTCAAATAAGTATCGCTCATATGGTCGCTCCTCCAGGATGGAACGAACCTTTCCAAACCCCTGAATTTGATGAATACACCTACATCATCAGAGGTAAAAAGCAATTCATTATAGAAGGAGAAACCCTCATTTTGGAAGCGGGACAATCTATTAAAATTGAGAAAAACACACGAATCCAGTATTCCAATCCATTTGATCAGGAATGCGAATACCTGGCCGTTTGTTTACCTGCATTTTCTATGGATTTGGTACACCGAGAAGAGGAGTAAATGAGTATTCTCCTGATCTGTAATCATAAAGATCCCGCTCCCTGGGCAGAAGCTTTACAAAAACAGCTCCCCTCAGAACGGATAGAAATCTATCCAGAGATAGAGGATGCGAGTTCTGTAGAATTTATTCTTTCTTGGAAAGCGGAAGCAGGGATATTCGATCAATTCCCAAACCTCAGAGCTGTCCAATCATTGGGCGCATCAGTCAGTCACATTCTGGATCATCAGGACTTAGCTCCCCAAATTCAAATAGCACGAATTGTAGATGAGCGGCTTTCACAGGATATGTGGGAATATGTTCTGGCGGTAGTAATGGCTCACCTGAAAAGACTGGATAGGTATCAGGAATTAGAAAAGGAGAAAAAATGGCATCCCCTCCCCTACAAGAGCATCAGAGATATTCACATCTCATTTTTAGGATTGGGAAAAATTGGAGCCTTTGTAGCAGATAAATTTTCCCACTTGGGATTCAAGGTCTCAGGCTGGTCTAGGACTAAAAAGGAACTCGAAGGAATCAAGACTTTCGAAGGCGAGAAAGGCCTGATCCAAATGCTAGAGAGATCTGATATACTCGTCAATCTATTGCCCCACACAGCTGAAACTCAAGCTCTGATAAACGAAGCCTTTTTAGAACGCTTGCCCAAAGGTGCCTATCTGATAAACGCAGGAAGAGGAGAGACATTGGTTGAAGAGGATTTGCTGAAAGTACTGGATAAGGGACTTCTTTCCGCTGCCTACCTGGACGTTTTTCAGCAAGAACCTTTAGCAATAGATCATCCCTTCTGGCAACATCCCAAGATTAGAATCAGTCCACATATTGCCAGTATCACAAATATCGAATCTGCAAGCCAGCAAATCGTTCAGAATTATCGGCGATTAAAATCGGGAGAAGCTTTACTACATAGTGTTTCACCTCAAAATGGATATTGATGCCTCGAAAGACCTTTCCTACTTCCTACTGGACTTTCTTTTGCAATCCTCGTATTTGGGAAATAGACCATCATTTGGCTTCGAATCCCAAAGAAGGGAATTATCGGATTTCCCCCTATCAAAAATCATGGTTTGAAGTCGGGCAATTGGGAGTTATTCGAGTGGGCGTAGATCATAGAAACCGGAAGGAGCTGGCAGGAAAACCCAAAGTAAAGCCAGGGGTTTATGCAATTATTGAAGTAATATCAGGACCCTTTATCGCCCTTTCGGATCATCCCGAATTTTACCTAAACAATCACGCCAAAGCCAGTATCGCTTCTCCTCGTATTCGTTATCGAATGCTCAAAAATCTACTTAAGAAGCCCCTGCTCTTCTCTGATTTACAAGAAGACGAACTCATACAGGAAGATCCCTATCTCGTAAAAGGTTTTCAGGGCGCTTCTATGCCCTTGCATCCCTTGAGTTTCAGAAGGATTCTTGAGTTGGCAGATGTAGGCGAAATGGAAATGTAATTACATTAATACGTAATTATTCAAGTTTTGAAGGAGAAATAGGCTGAAAGCAGATTTTTCCCTAATTTCTATGTACCATTTTGTCTAACTCAACTACTACTATATATGAAATCCTCAAAGAAGGTAAATCGCAGGAAATTTATCAAAACCACAGCTGCAGGGGCAGCGAGTTTTAGTATTATTCCCAGTCATGTCCTGGCAGGTTCGGGGAAAATTGCTCCTTCCGATCGTATCCATGTGGCAAATATTGGCTGTGGGACACAAGGGCTTCGAGAGATGTCTGACATTCTAGAAAATGAGAAAGTTCAATTGACCGCCGTTTGCGATCCCAACAAGTTTTCGGAGAATTATCTGGACTGGTCACCTGCTGGCCTAAAAGCCGGAATCAGAAAAACCCTGGGGGACAAAAGCTGGGGAGAGAATTTCAAAGGAATTGCTGGTGGAAGAGATGTTGCCAAAGATTATGTAGATAAGTATTATCAAAAAAACAGTCCCAATCCCGGCAAAAAATATAAAGGCTGTACAGCATATGAAGACTTTAGGGAATTGCTGGAAAAAGAAAAGGATCTGGATGCAATCAAGATCATGACTCCTGATCATTTGCATGCGACCATTGCACTTGCAGCCCTTGATGCAGGCAAACATGTGATCACACATAAACCTATAGCCAATCGACTGAAAGAAGCTCGTCTGGTTTTTGATAAAGTCCGGGAAACCAAGCTAAAAACTCATTTGATGGCCTGGGATGAAAAGTATGAATATGGATTGATCCGCCAATGGTTGAAAGATGGAGTTATTGGTGAATTAAAAGAGATTCACAATTGGTCGGTAAGACCTGTTTGGCCTCAATTTCCGAAAGCCCCTGAAGGCGATATGCCTATCCCTAAAGATTTCAATTGGGATCTATGGTTAGGACCGGTTCCCCATCGCCCTTACCACAAGGACTGGACCCATAATGTCTTCCGAGGATGGTTTGACTTTGGAGGCGGGAGTTTTGCAGATATGGGACATTATAGCCTTTTCCCTTTGTTCCAACAGCTTGACATACGCAAGCCGGCCATCAGTGCTAAAGCCTATGGAAATGCCCAGACAACTTCTGTAAATGGTGTCTGCCGAAGGATCAATAATAAATCTGCTTATCCCCTGGCTTGCATGTTCAAATTGCGCATGCCCGAGCAGGAATGGTTACCCTCCTTTGATTTGTTCTGGTATGATGGAGGGATGAAGCCTTTTGAGTCAGATGAGCTGGAAGCGGAAGGAGTTAGTTTTGATAGAGAGGGCTTGATGTTTGTGGGGACCAAAGGAACGATACTCGCTGGATTTGAAGGAGCCAATCCCCGTATTTTATCCAAAGCCAATTCTGATGCGTACAGCGGCAAGAAGAAAATTGAAAAGTACCAATCAGAAAGACGTTCGGATACATGGGCTCGCGCTATCATCAGTGGCAATGAATCCCCCGGAAGTTTTCTGGAAGCAGAGTGCATCACCGAAACCATCAATTTGGCTACTGTCGCACTCCGGGTCGGAAAGAAAGTGGAGTATGATTCAGCAAATATGAAAATCACCAATAGCAATCTGGCAAACAAATACCTCACAAGAGAGTATCGCGAGGGTTGGGAATTGGGGTGATAAGGATATAAGAGGATATATAGGATATATAGGATATATAGAACACCATGGGGCAGCTCATGAGCTGCCCCTACCATTACATAATTTGAAAACACAATGAAACACAACAGAAAGCACATTCGTTGGCGAAGCTGGGACTATTCTTCATGCGGAGCCTATTTTGTCACAATCTGTACAGAGAAGAGAGAAAGGTACTTTGGTGAAATAAAGACCGGTCTGCTAAATTTAGACCTTGAAGATCCATTATCTTACCTAAATGCTAAGCTGATTGCTGTAAAAGCTTTCGAATTCTGGAAAGAAATTCCTCTACATTACAAATTTGTGCAAGCGGATTGTCTAGTAATTATGCCAGACCACATCCATGGTATTTTATATTTAGATCTTCCCTATAAAACTGAATGGAAATCCAATTCATTTGGGCCTCAAAGAAAAAATTTGCCTGACATAATTAGAGCTTATAAAGGAGCTGTTACTAAATGGGCAAATGAAAATCTTCATGCATTTAAATGGCAAAGAAGTTACTATGATCGTGTAATCCGTAATGAAGAAGAATACCACAGGATCAAGAGTTATATTTCTGAAAATCCTAACCGATGGTGTAAGGGCAGCTCATGAGCTGCCCCATATAAGTTACCATAGGCAAAAAGCCCCAATCAATGATTTAGGCTTTTTGTTTAATCTTTCTTCGCCGGCGTATTATAAGGTGGCACCTTTATTACTGGTGTAGGATTTCTATCCAGCATTTTCAATACTTCCTGTACAGCTCGTTCCAATTGCGGATCACGGTCTTCAGATAGGGCTTTGGCATCTTGCCTAACAGCTATATCTGGAGCGATGCCTTCATTTTCACCGATAAACTTCTTATTGATCGGGTCAAATACTGCATTATCAGGAGAAGTCAGGGCTCCTCCATCCACAAGCGCATAATGTACTGAGGATTTCACCAAACCTCCCCAGGTGGTTGCACCGATCAGGGGACCGGCTTGTTGCTGGCGGAATACCCAGGGGAAGAAGTCTCCACCGGATCCGGCCATTTCATTTACCAAAAGTACTTTTGGCCCCAGGATACCTGCGGGTAAACGGAAAGGCTTTCCATTGGGAACTTCATTGGTGATACCTGCACGCAAAGAACGAGTCATCAAGTCAACCATATAGTCATCCAGAAGTCCTCCTCCATTGAAACGCTCATCTATTACAGCCCCTTCTTTATCCTGCTGGGCAAAGAAATAACGGTTGAAAGATACAAATCCGGGACCTCCGGTATTTGGCACCCAGATATATGCGAGGCGACCCCCAGAGAGTTCGTCTACCCTCCTACGATTATCTTCTACCCAGGCACGCTGACGGAGGGCATTTTCATTTCTGATCGGCTCTACCGTCTCTTTCCACGAACCTTCAAATTCAGGCTTATCATTGAGGTGTAAAACAGTCTGATTACCTGCTGTACCATCCAATAATTCGAAGGGATCCATCGCAGTTGTTAATTCCTTGCCATTTACTCCAACCAGGAAGTTTCCTTCTTTCACTTTCATCCCCGGACGATCCAGAGGACTGGAAAGATTGGGGTTCCAGCTTTCGGTGGTAAATATTCGGCTAATCTTCCATCTTCCTTTCTCTGCTTCGAAATCTGCTCCCAACATACCTACTTCAGAACGATCCACATCAGGGAAATCTCCCCCAAATACAAAACTATGTCCTACAGAGAGTTCTCCATTGACCTGATCCAGGATGTAACTCAGATCCGAACGGTGGCGAATATGTTCTACCAATGGTGCATATCTTTCATAGACCTTATTCCAATCTCTACCATGCATATTAGGATCATAGAAATAATCCCTTTCATAGCGCCAGGCCTCCTCAAACATTTGCTTCCATTCTTCTGGTCTTTTCAATTTCATTTTCAATTTAACAGAAACCGGCTTGGCTCCTTTTCCACTAGGACCCGCAGCTGATGCAATTTTCCAGGAAGGTCCGGATTGAATCAGGATTTTCTTATGGTCTGCAGATACGGTGAACTGACGTACCCTGGAGCTAAATTCTTTGGCTTTGCGATCCTTTAAGGTGAATTTATGCAAAGTAGCTCCTGGAGTTCCTTGCTTGAACTCTGCAATGAATACACTTCCGGCTGGTCCACTTTCCATTGCGCGATAATTGGCCACTGGAATTGGCATCGCTATAGTTCGGCGGTCTAATCGATCATAATCGATTTTTAGTCCTTCATCTTTCTTTTCCTTTTTTTCCTCCGCTTTATCTTCTTTCTTTTTATCGCCTTCCTTCTCTTCTTTCATTTCTTCTCCTTCTTTTTTCTCTTCCTTGACTTCCTCTTCATCACTTCTTGGGATAAAAGGAGAGTCCTGATCGTCTGCAAGCACAATCACATAGGCCGCATAGCGGGGACGAGCCTGCATAGCACTGGTATTTGCCCAACCAGAACCCAAAGCCAAATCAGTACTTGCGAGAAAGTAGAAATGCTTTTTATCCTGATCCCAGGCTGGAGAAAAGGAATCTGCAAACTTATTTGTCAGGGCCTTATTTGTATTCGTTTCGCTATCCCAAACAATGATTTGGCGGAAGTTGTTGCTTCCTGATTTTACATAGGCCAATTTCTTTGAATCGGGTGCCCAACTTAAAGCAGTACGTCCTCTATCCAGATTATTTCCTCCGACATCTACGGTTTTTACACTACCGCTTTCCAATTCCAGTACACGAATTCTCACATCATCATCGACAAACGCGATATGTTTGCCATCCGGTGACCAAGTTGGATTCCAGGCCAGTTTAGACTCCCCGATTGGAATTTTCCTGGAAGGCTTGGACAAACCATCCTGGTCCGCCAAATAGAGGGCGTATCCTTCTCCATCTGAATCGGAGAACCAGGCAATTTTATCCCCCTTTGGAGACCAAAGTGGATTTCTATCAGCGGCATCTGAACTTTGGGTAATATTTCGGGAATCTCCATGCTCAATAGGTACGGTAAAAATCTCACCGCGAGCCTCCATCAGTGCCCGTTTTCCAGTTGGTGAAAGAGACACAGATCTCGAACGGCGACTAACATCTTCCCATTTGGGTTCAGCCCAGGGGAAATCACCACTTACGGTAATACTAAGCTGGGTCGCTGCTCCACTTTCTTTATCCAGCATATGTAAGTAACCGCCTTGCTCGATAATCATTTTTCCACCTCCATATGCGAGCCATTTCACATCCGTCTCCTTGAACTTGCTGAGCTGACGGACTTCTTTGTTTTTGGTATTGTAGGCCCAGACATTCATGGTCCAGTCTCTGTCGGACAAAAAATAGATTTCATCGTCTACCCAAACAGGCTGAATATCTGTAGTCTTTTCATTAGGTAATAAAGTCTCT harbors:
- a CDS encoding PDZ domain-containing protein, with the translated sequence MFFRNTLLSLMACLLLNSFSIAQGTRLLRQPSLSSDHIAFVYGADIWLSDLDGQNVKRITSTPAVESNPYLSPDGKWIAFSSNRSGPNAVYIVSIEGGIPERLTWHPSSASVRGWTPDGKGVLYASSRESAPSSFNRLWTVSTEGGPSERVTAQWGFDGSYSPNGRKMIVDKMSRWDVEWRAYRGGQNTPLILLDLKSNAETLLPNEKTTDIQPVWVDDEIYFLSDRDWTMNVWAYNTKNKEVRQLSKFKETDVKWLAYGGGKMIIEQGGYLHMLDKESGAATQLSITVSGDFPWAEPKWEDVSRRSRSVSLSPTGKRALMEARGEIFTVPIEHGDSRNITQSSDAADRNPLWSPKGDKIAWFSDSDGEGYALYLADQDGLSKPSRKIPIGESKLAWNPTWSPDGKHIAFVDDDVRIRVLELESGSVKTVDVGGNNLDRGRTALSWAPDSKKLAYVKSGSNNFRQIIVWDSETNTNKALTNKFADSFSPAWDQDKKHFYFLASTDLALGSGWANTSAMQARPRYAAYVIVLADDQDSPFIPRSDEEEVKEEKKEGEEMKEEKEGDKKKEDKAEEKKEKKDEGLKIDYDRLDRRTIAMPIPVANYRAMESGPAGSVFIAEFKQGTPGATLHKFTLKDRKAKEFSSRVRQFTVSADHKKILIQSGPSWKIASAAGPSGKGAKPVSVKLKMKLKRPEEWKQMFEEAWRYERDYFYDPNMHGRDWNKVYERYAPLVEHIRHRSDLSYILDQVNGELSVGHSFVFGGDFPDVDRSEVGMLGADFEAEKGRWKISRIFTTESWNPNLSSPLDRPGMKVKEGNFLVGVNGKELTTAMDPFELLDGTAGNQTVLHLNDKPEFEGSWKETVEPIRNENALRQRAWVEDNRRRVDELSGGRLAYIWVPNTGGPGFVSFNRYFFAQQDKEGAVIDERFNGGGLLDDYMVDLMTRSLRAGITNEVPNGKPFRLPAGILGPKVLLVNEMAGSGGDFFPWVFRQQQAGPLIGATTWGGLVKSSVHYALVDGGALTSPDNAVFDPINKKFIGENEGIAPDIAVRQDAKALSEDRDPQLERAVQEVLKMLDRNPTPVIKVPPYNTPAKKD